The following are encoded together in the Falsiruegeria litorea R37 genome:
- a CDS encoding NAD(P)H-dependent flavin oxidoreductase, with amino-acid sequence MAGAAGPEMVAAVCDAGGYGVLPLWHKPIEAFEADLARTQSLSDRNFAVNINVANPYKDQLQICIDHKVHAVSLFWGIEREAIDMAKSAGLNVLYSVGNAAEAQAAEQAGADVIVAQGWEAGGHVWGQVSTMALIPAVVDTVNIPVIAAGGIADGRAMAAALMLGASGVWVGTRFLASYEATIHDTYRQRILDAPEDQTEWYYELYDVSWPDAPHRALKNATSQGWHRTGAPKPGQRPNEGQIIGHRPNGDPVERYQSYTPITGTTGDVDAMSLWSGQGVAQVRQVMSAAEIVDEIYRDAETALNNGRSIL; translated from the coding sequence ATGGCAGGGGCAGCGGGACCTGAAATGGTCGCTGCTGTATGTGACGCAGGCGGCTATGGTGTTCTGCCGCTGTGGCATAAACCGATTGAGGCGTTCGAGGCCGATCTGGCTCGCACCCAATCGCTGAGCGATCGCAATTTTGCAGTGAATATCAACGTCGCCAATCCCTACAAGGACCAACTGCAGATCTGCATCGACCACAAGGTCCATGCCGTTTCGCTGTTCTGGGGGATAGAGCGCGAAGCCATCGACATGGCGAAATCTGCCGGATTGAACGTGCTCTACAGTGTCGGAAACGCGGCTGAGGCCCAAGCGGCCGAACAAGCAGGCGCCGACGTGATTGTTGCGCAAGGCTGGGAGGCCGGCGGCCATGTTTGGGGACAGGTTTCGACCATGGCCCTGATCCCGGCTGTGGTGGATACCGTCAACATTCCTGTCATCGCAGCAGGTGGGATCGCAGACGGGCGCGCGATGGCTGCAGCTCTTATGCTGGGCGCCTCCGGCGTCTGGGTCGGCACGCGATTTCTCGCCAGTTACGAGGCCACGATCCATGACACCTATCGTCAGCGCATTCTTGACGCGCCCGAAGACCAGACCGAATGGTATTATGAGCTCTACGATGTCTCATGGCCCGACGCCCCGCACCGCGCGCTGAAAAACGCAACTTCCCAAGGATGGCACAGGACCGGAGCACCTAAGCCGGGCCAACGACCAAACGAGGGACAAATCATCGGCCATCGACCAAACGGCGACCCTGTTGAGCGCTATCAAAGCTATACGCCGATTACCGGCACCACCGGAGATGTAGACGCCATGTCGCTCTGGTCTGGTCAAGGGGTTGCTCAGGTACGACAGGTCATGAGCGCAGCCGAGATTGTCGACGAAATTTACCGGGATGCAGAGACCGCCCTCAACAACGGGCGGTCCATTCTTTAA
- the trkA gene encoding Trk system potassium transporter TrkA, whose protein sequence is MKVIICGAGQVGWQIARHLSGELNDVTVVDNNPDLVRRATDTLDVQGIAGFASYPDVLDRAGARDADMIIAATYSDEVNMVTCQVAHSVFGIQRKIARLRSQSYLTAIYSDLYRRDHLPIDVVISPEREVAAAAMQRLSAPAAFDTETFMDGQAQLLGIVIHEDCPIVNTPLRQLTDLFSTLRSIVVGVRREGTLFAPEPGDQLFVGDQCYVFAHVEDVSRTMDVFGKTQKKQDRVVIVGGGNVGLEVAKTLEDQEKRIRSKVIERDRPSAERAAEELERTIVLNGDGLDAALLKEAGIERADAMLAVTDDDKTNMLAAVRAKAEGCPLAIALINDPTLVPLMKPMGIDAYINPRATTVSSILRHIRHGRVRQVYSIGDAEAEVIEAEVLSTSPMAGARLRDIDFPEGVLVGAVRKGDEVLRPTGGLRIDEGDVVAIFSMTDDVPEVERLMQVSIDFF, encoded by the coding sequence ATGAAGGTCATTATTTGCGGTGCCGGTCAGGTGGGCTGGCAGATCGCGCGTCACCTGTCGGGCGAACTGAACGATGTGACGGTGGTGGACAACAACCCCGATCTGGTGCGGCGTGCCACAGATACGCTGGATGTCCAAGGGATCGCCGGATTTGCAAGCTATCCTGATGTGCTTGACCGGGCCGGGGCACGGGACGCGGACATGATCATCGCCGCGACCTATTCCGACGAGGTCAACATGGTCACGTGCCAGGTGGCCCATTCCGTTTTTGGTATTCAGCGCAAGATCGCGCGCCTGCGCTCGCAAAGCTATCTGACCGCGATCTATTCGGACCTGTATCGCCGCGATCACTTGCCCATCGATGTGGTGATCAGCCCCGAACGTGAGGTTGCCGCCGCCGCCATGCAGCGCCTGTCGGCGCCGGCTGCCTTTGACACGGAAACCTTCATGGACGGGCAGGCGCAATTGCTGGGGATCGTGATCCACGAGGATTGCCCGATCGTCAACACGCCTTTGCGGCAACTGACCGACCTGTTTTCGACCCTGCGCTCTATCGTTGTTGGCGTTCGGCGCGAGGGGACACTTTTTGCACCGGAACCCGGCGATCAGCTGTTCGTCGGCGATCAGTGTTATGTTTTTGCCCATGTCGAAGACGTGAGCCGCACCATGGATGTCTTTGGCAAAACTCAGAAGAAACAGGATCGGGTTGTCATCGTAGGCGGGGGTAATGTTGGGCTCGAGGTCGCCAAGACGCTCGAAGATCAAGAAAAACGAATTCGCTCCAAGGTGATCGAACGGGATCGTCCCTCGGCCGAGCGGGCTGCCGAAGAACTGGAACGGACGATTGTCCTGAATGGCGACGGCTTGGATGCCGCCCTGTTGAAAGAAGCGGGGATCGAGCGGGCAGACGCCATGTTGGCCGTGACCGACGACGACAAGACCAACATGCTGGCCGCTGTGCGCGCCAAAGCCGAAGGCTGTCCGCTGGCCATTGCGCTGATCAACGACCCCACGCTAGTGCCCTTGATGAAGCCGATGGGAATTGACGCCTACATCAATCCGCGCGCCACCACCGTAAGCTCGATCCTGCGCCACATCCGCCATGGACGCGTGCGGCAGGTCTATTCCATTGGGGATGCCGAAGCCGAGGTGATCGAGGCCGAGGTGCTCTCAACCTCTCCGATGGCGGGGGCCCGGCTGCGCGACATCGATTTCCCCGAAGGTGTTCTTGTCGGCGCGGTGCGCAAAGGCGATGAAGTACTGCGCCCAACTGGCGGTCTACGCATTGATGAAGGCGATGTGGTTGCCATTTTTTCGATGACGGATGACGTGCCCGAGGTCGAGCGGCTCATGCAGGTCTCGATCGACTTTTTCTGA
- the hemB gene encoding porphobilinogen synthase has translation MKPTIAPYPAARARRTRQSEGIRGLVRENVLTVNDMIWPVFVRDGEGIEEPVPSMPGVVRRSVDLIAKAAVEAQALGIPAICIFPYTDASLKTEDCAEAWNPDNLSNRAIRAIKAAAPDIAVMTDVALDPYNINGHDGYVENGEIVNDRTIEALVKMTLAQADAGADIIGPSDMMDGRIGAMRQALEGAGHHNVMILSYAAKYASAFYGPFRDAVGASGALTGDKKTYQMDPANGNEALRMIERDLTEGADMVMVKPGMPYLDICRRVKDGFGVPTYAYQVSGEYAMVQAAAQNGWIDGEKVMLESLMAFKRAGCDGVLTYFAPAVAKILQG, from the coding sequence ATGAAACCGACGATTGCCCCCTATCCGGCAGCCCGCGCCCGCAGAACCCGCCAATCCGAGGGCATCCGCGGCCTCGTGCGTGAAAACGTGTTGACCGTCAATGACATGATCTGGCCCGTCTTTGTCCGCGACGGCGAAGGCATCGAAGAGCCGGTGCCGTCGATGCCTGGCGTTGTCCGGCGCTCGGTCGACCTGATCGCAAAGGCGGCGGTCGAGGCGCAGGCGCTTGGCATTCCGGCGATCTGCATCTTTCCCTACACCGACGCCAGCCTGAAGACCGAGGATTGCGCCGAGGCCTGGAACCCCGACAACCTGTCCAATCGCGCCATTCGCGCGATCAAGGCGGCCGCGCCTGATATTGCGGTGATGACGGATGTGGCTTTGGATCCCTACAACATCAACGGGCACGATGGATATGTCGAAAATGGCGAGATCGTGAACGACCGCACGATCGAAGCCCTGGTCAAAATGACCCTGGCGCAGGCAGATGCGGGCGCAGATATTATCGGACCGTCGGACATGATGGACGGACGGATCGGTGCGATGCGGCAGGCGCTTGAAGGTGCGGGGCATCACAACGTGATGATCCTGAGTTATGCGGCCAAATACGCCAGTGCCTTTTACGGGCCCTTCCGCGATGCAGTCGGGGCTTCGGGCGCTTTGACGGGGGACAAGAAGACGTATCAGATGGACCCGGCCAACGGGAATGAGGCGCTGCGCATGATCGAACGCGATCTGACCGAGGGTGCGGATATGGTCATGGTGAAACCCGGCATGCCCTACCTGGACATCTGCCGCCGCGTGAAAGACGGCTTTGGCGTGCCGACCTACGCCTATCAAGTCTCTGGCGAATACGCGATGGTCCAGGCTGCCGCGCAAAACGGCTGGATCGACGGCGAAAAGGTCATGCTGGAAAGCCTCATGGCGTTCAAACGTGCAGGCTGTGACGGGGTGCTGACCTATTTTGCACCTGCGGTGGCCAAGATTTTGCAAGGGTAA
- a CDS encoding penicillin acylase family protein, which translates to MALLFRWLLRIAAGLIGLVVAGVVLVYFLASQSLPEYDQTVEVRGLTAPVEIVRDNANVPHIFGQTDPDVFFGMGYAHAQDRLWQMTIFRRTAQGRLSEVFGERTVRIDRLMRRLDLYTLALQSVEAQDDYTKSALRAYAAGVNARLAEINDQALGRGAPEMFLFNAPIAPWQPGDSLAIIKLMALQLTGHLEDEVLRARTSLMLNTPERLRDILPDIPGTGVAALPEYASLFPNLPRYAEGVPMPTSPLSPFPKRGLAGASNAWAADPSRSASGGTLLANDPHLGFAAPSTWYLARLELQEGGLIGAGIPGVPSILIGRSNRMGWGLTASYADDQDLFIEQLNPQNPEQYLTPDGFKSLETRPSIIEIKGAAPITLTLRWTENGPVLPGSMYDLATVTPPGHVVSLGWTALSPRDSSLSASMELMRSGTVREAIRAAEGFVAPSLNLTVADQETVGLKMIGAVPRRDPRHQSKGRLPSQGWRVENRWLGRAPYAANPQFVNPRGGLLGNTNNKLVERPFPNHVSYIWGDTQRVNRWQRLMQSRQVHTRDSFIEAQLDPVSPTARTLLPLIGADLWFTGQAAPEGTPERQRQIALSLLAEWNGEMNEHLPEPLIYAAWLRALQKRLITDELGPLAKEFKHVEPLFIERVYRNVDGASAWCDVRQSAPTESCTEMARLALDDALVWIEERYGSALESLRWGDAHQATHDHPTLGKVPVLRFFVNIRQSTSGGDNTLQRGRTSGEDPNPFYNVHGAGYRGVYDFADPDSSVFITSTGQSGHFLSRHYDDMAQLWRRGEYIPMSLDTELARAAAVGVTVLQPAP; encoded by the coding sequence ATGGCTCTTCTGTTTCGTTGGCTTCTGCGCATCGCTGCCGGTCTGATCGGCCTTGTCGTCGCCGGGGTTGTTCTGGTCTATTTCCTAGCCAGCCAGTCCCTTCCCGAATACGATCAAACGGTCGAGGTTCGGGGCCTGACCGCCCCAGTCGAGATCGTTCGCGACAACGCCAACGTCCCACATATCTTTGGCCAGACTGATCCTGACGTCTTCTTTGGCATGGGCTATGCGCACGCCCAGGACCGCCTGTGGCAGATGACGATCTTTCGGCGCACAGCCCAGGGACGCCTGTCCGAGGTCTTTGGCGAACGCACCGTGCGCATCGACCGTTTGATGCGACGGTTGGACTTGTACACGTTGGCTTTGCAATCGGTCGAAGCACAGGACGATTACACCAAGTCCGCACTGCGCGCCTATGCAGCCGGGGTCAACGCGCGTCTCGCCGAAATCAACGACCAGGCTCTGGGACGCGGTGCACCCGAGATGTTCCTGTTCAACGCTCCCATCGCACCGTGGCAACCCGGTGACAGCCTGGCGATCATCAAGCTTATGGCGCTGCAACTGACCGGTCATCTTGAAGACGAAGTTCTGCGCGCCCGTACCTCGTTGATGTTGAACACCCCCGAACGCTTGCGGGACATCCTGCCCGATATCCCGGGCACCGGTGTCGCGGCCCTGCCCGAATACGCGAGCCTGTTCCCCAATCTTCCGCGCTATGCCGAAGGCGTCCCCATGCCGACTTCGCCCCTGTCGCCCTTTCCAAAGCGCGGCCTGGCGGGGGCATCAAACGCCTGGGCCGCAGACCCATCACGCTCGGCTTCGGGTGGGACGCTGCTGGCCAATGATCCGCATCTGGGATTCGCTGCGCCCTCGACCTGGTATCTGGCAAGGTTGGAGTTGCAGGAAGGCGGCCTCATTGGGGCCGGCATCCCCGGCGTGCCTTCGATCCTGATCGGGCGCAGCAATCGCATGGGTTGGGGCCTAACCGCTTCCTATGCCGATGATCAGGATCTCTTTATCGAACAGCTCAACCCGCAAAATCCGGAACAGTACCTGACCCCGGACGGGTTCAAGTCTTTAGAAACCCGCCCCTCGATCATCGAGATCAAGGGCGCCGCACCCATCACATTGACCCTGCGCTGGACTGAAAACGGGCCCGTCCTGCCCGGCAGCATGTACGATCTGGCCACGGTGACCCCTCCGGGACATGTGGTCTCGCTCGGCTGGACGGCCCTGAGCCCCCGCGACAGCTCGCTTTCCGCGTCGATGGAACTGATGCGGTCAGGCACTGTGCGCGAGGCGATCCGTGCGGCCGAAGGGTTTGTGGCCCCGTCTCTGAACCTGACCGTCGCGGACCAAGAGACCGTGGGCCTCAAGATGATCGGCGCTGTTCCGCGCCGTGACCCGCGCCACCAGAGCAAAGGCCGCCTGCCCTCGCAAGGCTGGCGTGTGGAAAACCGGTGGCTGGGACGCGCGCCCTATGCCGCCAACCCGCAGTTCGTCAACCCACGAGGCGGACTGCTGGGCAATACCAACAACAAACTGGTCGAACGCCCCTTTCCCAATCACGTCTCGTACATCTGGGGCGACACGCAGCGCGTGAACCGCTGGCAGCGACTGATGCAATCGCGCCAAGTTCACACCCGCGACAGCTTTATCGAGGCGCAGCTGGACCCCGTCAGCCCCACCGCCCGCACTTTGCTGCCGCTTATCGGGGCTGATCTGTGGTTCACTGGGCAGGCCGCCCCCGAAGGCACGCCGGAACGCCAACGCCAGATCGCCCTGTCTTTGCTGGCGGAATGGAATGGCGAAATGAACGAGCATCTGCCCGAACCCCTGATCTATGCCGCCTGGCTTCGAGCGTTGCAAAAACGCCTGATCACGGACGAACTTGGCCCCTTGGCCAAGGAGTTCAAACATGTGGAGCCGCTGTTCATCGAGAGGGTTTATCGCAACGTCGACGGCGCGTCGGCCTGGTGCGACGTGCGCCAAAGCGCCCCCACCGAAAGCTGTACTGAAATGGCGCGACTGGCGCTGGACGACGCGCTTGTCTGGATCGAGGAACGCTATGGTTCCGCGCTAGAGTCCTTGCGTTGGGGCGATGCACATCAGGCCACCCATGATCATCCGACCCTGGGCAAGGTGCCTGTGTTGCGGTTCTTTGTGAACATCCGTCAATCCACCAGCGGTGGGGACAACACACTGCAACGGGGTCGTACCTCGGGCGAGGACCCGAACCCTTTCTATAACGTACACGGTGCTGGCTATCGCGGGGTCTATGACTTTGCCGATCCCGACAGTTCGGTCTTTATCACGTCGACCGGGCAATCGGGCCATTTCCTGTCGCGCCACTATGACGACATGGCGCAGTTGTGGCGACGCGGCGAATACATTCCGATGTCGCTTGACACCGAGCTTGCGCGGGCCGCCGCCGTTGGGGTGACAGTCCTGCAACCTGCGCCATAG
- the hflX gene encoding GTPase HflX, with product MEHDRELTRAWVLHPEIKSDENRRVPEPALEEAVSLAAALPDLDVIGADIVRLAKPQPGYLFGSGKIEELGAQFKANEVELVLIDGPVTPVQQRNLEKAWKVKILDRTGLILEIFSDRARTREGVLQVEMAALSYQRTRLVRAWTHLERQRGGLGFVGGPGETQIEADRRAIDDQLVRLRRQLDKVVKTRTLHRAARAKVPYPIVALVGYTNAGKSTLFNRLTGADVMAKDMLFATLDPTMRRVVLPDGPEVILSDTVGFISSLPTELVAAFRATLEEVLGANLVVHVRDISHDDTEAQAQDVETILGSLGVDDERPRIEVWNKLDQLEPDEREAVVARAEREDDIFAISALTGQGLDELLEAIAVKLQGARHVTELELGFAQGRQRAWLFQQDIVQNEEQTEAGFKVTVLWTDKQEAQFNALGA from the coding sequence ATGGAACATGACAGGGAGCTGACCCGTGCGTGGGTCCTGCATCCCGAGATAAAATCAGACGAAAACCGCCGCGTTCCCGAACCGGCGCTGGAAGAAGCCGTTTCTCTTGCCGCGGCCTTGCCCGATCTTGATGTGATCGGGGCCGATATTGTGCGCCTTGCGAAACCGCAACCCGGTTACCTGTTTGGCTCGGGCAAGATCGAAGAGCTGGGGGCGCAGTTCAAGGCCAATGAGGTCGAACTGGTTCTGATCGACGGACCGGTGACGCCGGTGCAGCAGCGCAATCTGGAAAAGGCGTGGAAGGTCAAGATCCTCGACCGCACGGGGCTGATCCTCGAGATTTTCAGCGACCGTGCCCGCACCCGCGAAGGTGTGTTGCAGGTCGAGATGGCAGCGCTCAGCTATCAGCGGACACGGCTTGTGCGCGCCTGGACCCACCTGGAACGTCAACGGGGTGGATTGGGATTTGTCGGCGGACCCGGCGAAACCCAGATCGAGGCTGACCGCCGTGCCATCGACGATCAACTGGTGCGTTTGCGGCGTCAGCTCGACAAGGTGGTCAAGACCCGCACCCTGCATCGCGCGGCGCGCGCCAAGGTGCCTTATCCGATTGTCGCCTTGGTGGGCTATACCAACGCGGGCAAGTCGACGCTGTTCAACCGCCTGACGGGGGCGGATGTGATGGCCAAGGACATGCTTTTTGCCACGTTGGACCCGACCATGCGCCGCGTTGTGCTGCCCGATGGGCCAGAGGTGATCCTGTCCGACACCGTGGGTTTCATTTCCAGCCTGCCGACCGAGTTGGTTGCGGCCTTTCGCGCCACGCTGGAAGAGGTGTTGGGTGCCAATCTGGTGGTGCATGTTCGCGACATCAGCCACGACGATACCGAAGCGCAAGCGCAGGATGTGGAGACCATTCTGGGCTCTTTGGGTGTGGATGATGAACGCCCCCGGATCGAGGTCTGGAACAAGCTCGATCAGCTGGAACCGGATGAGCGCGAAGCCGTGGTGGCGCGCGCCGAGCGCGAGGATGACATCTTTGCCATCTCGGCTTTGACCGGGCAGGGGCTGGACGAGCTGCTCGAGGCGATTGCCGTCAAACTGCAGGGCGCAAGGCATGTCACCGAGCTGGAGCTTGGCTTTGCGCAAGGCCGCCAACGCGCCTGGTTGTTCCAGCAGGACATTGTCCAGAATGAGGAACAGACCGAAGCGGGCTTCAAGGTGACGGTGCTGTGGACCGACAAGCAAGAGGCCCAGTTCAATGCATTGGGGGCCTAG
- a CDS encoding TrkH family potassium uptake protein yields the protein MQRVQQTQVGLLRRLPLFLLIWGFVSLSMWVPAGYALYLDDHPVSRSFFYSGILGLFGVSMIAIAVSGHTPKRGALGQLLVLLATFAVLPVFLAIPFHDALQTTSFLNAYFDMVSAITTTGADIFNDPSRLAAPLHLWRAQVGWLGGLMMWIAASAILAPLSLGGFEVTARGQPGRTVPGFNQAELSDPRGRLIRITRTLAPIYAGLTAAMAILLVVAGEQGLTAICHAMSVMATSGISPVGGIDGSTAGLTGEAILFLFMFFALSRLTFSADTANQGYARLDKDPEFRIGLMIVIGVPILLFLRHWLAAYDVDMLGDPLLALRSLWGGMFTVLSFLTTTGFESTDWEEARAWSGLGTPGLILMGLALIGGGVATTAGGVKLLRVFALYLNGLREIERLVHPSSVSGEGIGNRRIQKDGAFIAWIFFMLFALSLASVAVLLAALGSSFEEALVLSIAALSTTGPLINFAAETPIRIAELGGASKIVLCFAMVLGRLETLAIIALLTPSLWRN from the coding sequence ATGCAACGGGTTCAGCAAACACAGGTCGGATTGCTGCGGCGTTTGCCGCTGTTTTTGCTGATCTGGGGGTTTGTGTCTCTGTCGATGTGGGTGCCGGCCGGCTACGCGCTGTATCTTGACGATCATCCGGTGTCGCGGTCGTTCTTCTATTCTGGGATCTTGGGGCTTTTCGGCGTGTCGATGATCGCCATTGCCGTCAGCGGCCACACACCCAAACGGGGGGCCCTGGGGCAACTTCTGGTCTTGCTTGCGACCTTTGCGGTGTTGCCGGTGTTTCTGGCCATTCCATTTCATGACGCATTGCAGACAACCAGCTTTCTGAACGCCTATTTCGACATGGTCAGTGCGATCACCACCACCGGCGCGGATATCTTCAACGATCCAAGCCGTTTGGCTGCGCCTTTGCACCTTTGGCGGGCGCAGGTGGGGTGGCTCGGCGGGCTCATGATGTGGATTGCGGCTTCGGCCATCCTCGCGCCACTCTCGCTGGGTGGGTTCGAGGTGACGGCGCGGGGGCAGCCGGGGCGTACGGTTCCGGGCTTCAACCAGGCCGAGTTGAGTGATCCCCGCGGCCGACTGATCCGGATCACGCGCACATTGGCGCCGATCTACGCCGGGCTGACCGCCGCTATGGCGATCTTGTTGGTGGTTGCGGGCGAACAAGGCCTGACCGCGATTTGCCACGCCATGTCGGTGATGGCTACGTCCGGTATCTCTCCCGTTGGCGGAATTGACGGATCGACTGCTGGCCTGACGGGGGAAGCGATCCTGTTTTTGTTCATGTTTTTTGCGCTGTCGCGGCTTACGTTTTCGGCAGATACCGCCAATCAGGGCTATGCGCGCTTGGACAAAGATCCAGAATTTCGGATCGGGTTGATGATCGTCATCGGTGTGCCGATCCTGCTGTTCCTGCGCCATTGGCTGGCGGCTTATGACGTGGACATGCTGGGCGACCCTCTTTTGGCATTGCGCTCGCTTTGGGGGGGAATGTTCACGGTGCTTTCGTTCCTGACGACGACCGGATTTGAAAGTACCGATTGGGAAGAGGCCCGCGCCTGGTCCGGGCTGGGTACACCTGGTTTGATCCTGATGGGCTTGGCCTTGATCGGAGGCGGGGTTGCGACCACGGCGGGCGGTGTAAAGCTGCTCAGGGTCTTTGCGCTCTACCTCAATGGTCTGCGCGAGATAGAGCGCCTTGTGCACCCTTCGTCTGTTAGTGGCGAAGGGATCGGCAATCGGCGCATTCAGAAAGATGGGGCGTTCATTGCCTGGATCTTTTTCATGCTTTTTGCCCTGTCTCTGGCCTCTGTTGCTGTTTTGCTGGCGGCCTTGGGGTCAAGTTTTGAAGAGGCGCTGGTGCTGAGCATCGCCGCATTGTCAACCACTGGCCCGCTGATCAACTTTGCCGCCGAAACACCCATCCGGATCGCCGAACTGGGTGGAGCGTCCAAAATTGTTCTGTGTTTCGCAATGGTTCTGGGGCGTTTGGAAACCCTGGCGATCATCGCCTTGCTGACACCGTCGCTTTGGCGAAATTAG
- a CDS encoding YSC84-related protein yields MSSSITTRATSRVSRRGFGFGLAGLTVTAACGNGVGNNNAATIDARVNSTLNEMYSQFPNTVEIANKAAGMLVMPLLTEAGFVFGGGYGQGALRINGVTVDYYSAIKGSAGFQIGAQQYAHVLFFMTQDALNEFRQSSGWSAGADLEYVVSDQGDSLAADTNTLRSPVLAAVFGRAGLRVGATLEGTKYTRIIP; encoded by the coding sequence ATGAGCAGTTCCATCACAACCCGCGCGACCTCGCGCGTTTCGCGTCGCGGTTTCGGCTTTGGCCTGGCCGGGCTGACCGTCACCGCCGCTTGCGGCAACGGCGTTGGCAACAACAACGCAGCGACGATCGACGCCCGCGTGAATTCGACGCTGAACGAAATGTACAGCCAGTTCCCCAACACCGTTGAAATCGCCAACAAGGCAGCCGGGATGTTGGTGATGCCGCTGCTGACCGAGGCCGGTTTCGTGTTCGGCGGTGGGTATGGCCAAGGCGCGCTGCGCATCAATGGCGTAACTGTCGATTACTACTCGGCCATCAAAGGCAGCGCAGGTTTCCAGATCGGCGCACAACAATATGCCCACGTTCTATTCTTCATGACCCAGGACGCGTTGAACGAGTTTCGCCAGTCCAGTGGTTGGTCTGCGGGCGCTGACCTTGAATATGTCGTCAGCGATCAGGGCGACTCGTTGGCTGCTGACACCAACACGCTGCGCTCGCCAGTTCTGGCAGCGGTCTTTGGCCGGGCGGGCCTGCGCGTCGGTGCAACGCTCGAAGGCACCAAATACACCCGCATCATCCCTTGA
- a CDS encoding component of SufBCD complex: MNWYSSIFELIDMRSFSNLWFWIALAVVWSSASHWVLGVPFDMVIRARRVGGQAVVDLQDITRVNVNRILYVTDVSGIWILGFVCFLLSTLLVLGFYYWVEFAQALFLIGFPMSLVGLINLSTARRIRREDLQGADLSKRLTRCRIYTQIIGMISIFVTALFGMYQNLSIGVLG; this comes from the coding sequence TTGAATTGGTATTCCTCGATTTTCGAGCTGATCGACATGCGGAGTTTTTCGAACCTGTGGTTCTGGATCGCTTTGGCTGTGGTCTGGTCCTCAGCCAGTCACTGGGTTTTGGGCGTTCCTTTTGACATGGTGATCCGCGCGCGGCGCGTGGGTGGTCAGGCCGTGGTCGATTTGCAGGACATCACCCGAGTAAACGTCAATCGCATTCTTTATGTGACCGACGTATCGGGCATCTGGATTTTGGGGTTCGTCTGTTTTTTGCTGTCCACGCTGTTGGTGCTGGGGTTCTACTATTGGGTCGAATTTGCGCAGGCGTTGTTCCTGATCGGCTTTCCCATGTCGCTTGTGGGCCTGATCAACCTGTCGACCGCACGCCGCATCCGCCGCGAAGACTTGCAGGGTGCCGATCTGTCCAAGCGGTTGACGCGATGCCGGATCTACACCCAGATCATCGGCATGATTTCGATTTTCGTGACTGCGCTATTTGGAATGTATCAGAACCTCTCCATCGGCGTTCTGGGGTGA
- the hfq gene encoding RNA chaperone Hfq produces the protein MASDRQNLQDAFLNHVRKTKVPVTIFLINGVKLQGVITWFDNFCVLLRRDGQSQLVYKHAISTIMPAQPISLYEGEDAS, from the coding sequence ATGGCTTCGGACAGACAGAATCTTCAGGATGCGTTCCTGAATCATGTGCGGAAAACCAAGGTTCCGGTAACTATTTTTCTGATCAACGGCGTGAAATTGCAGGGTGTCATCACTTGGTTCGACAACTTTTGCGTGCTGCTGCGCCGCGACGGACAGTCGCAGCTGGTGTACAAGCATGCGATCTCGACGATCATGCCGGCCCAGCCGATCAGCCTGTATGAGGGCGAAGACGCCTCTTGA
- a CDS encoding SgcJ/EcaC family oxidoreductase: MATAQDILQQLARDYAIAWSSGEPEAVASFYAEDGEISINRGDVIKGRAAVAEMAAGFYAEFPDLEVRCDLMRKAGSHAVFIWTLEGHHAETKNHVVAGGWEEWELDEEMKVKSSRGWFDADDYQRQIDGA; the protein is encoded by the coding sequence ATGGCAACTGCGCAAGACATACTGCAACAACTGGCGCGGGACTATGCGATAGCCTGGAGCTCGGGCGAGCCTGAGGCCGTGGCATCCTTTTATGCTGAAGACGGCGAGATTTCGATCAACCGGGGCGACGTGATCAAGGGCCGCGCAGCGGTTGCGGAAATGGCGGCCGGGTTTTATGCCGAATTTCCCGACCTCGAAGTACGCTGCGATCTGATGCGCAAGGCCGGATCGCATGCGGTGTTCATTTGGACACTCGAAGGGCACCACGCCGAGACCAAGAACCATGTGGTGGCAGGCGGTTGGGAAGAATGGGAGCTGGACGAGGAGATGAAGGTCAAATCTTCCAGAGGTTGGTTCGACGCCGACGACTATCAGCGCCAGATTGACGGCGCCTGA